Part of the Streptomyces showdoensis genome, TGGCGGCGTACGCGTTCGGGGAGCCGCCGGAGGTCACCGAGCGGATCGCGGCGAGCCGTCGGCTGCACGAGGCGGTGGTGCGGGCGGTCGCCGGGCACTTCACCGCGGCGGGCGCCCGGCTCGCCCCGGTCCGGGCGACCTGCTACCTCTACCCGGACTTCGTTCCGCTCCGGGAGCAACTCTCCCGCGTGCACGGCGTCCGCGGCGGCGACGACGTGGCCCGCTTCCTCAGCGAGCGGCACGGCGTGGGGGTGCTCCCGGCCAGCGCCTTCGGGGAACCCGCCGAGGCGCTGCGGATCCGGGTGGCGACGAGCCGGCTGTACGGCGACACCGACGAGCAGCGGCTGGCCGCGCTCGCGGCACCGGACCCGCTGGCGCTGCCGTGGATCCGGGACTCCGTGGCCTGGGTCGGCGAGGCGGTGGCCTCCCTGGCGACCACGACCGCCCCCTAGGCCGCGTCTGTCGGATCACGCCGGGCCCGCGGCGTCCGGTGCCGCGGGCTGATCCGGCCTGATCCGAAAGACACGACCTGGGCCGTGTCCGGAAAGTCCCGCCCGCTCGCGGCTCCGTCGCCGGGGCGGGCCGGTCGGGCCTCGGCCGCCGTGCGACTCCATTCCTCACTCACATGAACGTTCAGGAGGTCCTTCCCATGTCCCTTCCGACCCCCGCCCTCTTCGAGGCCCTGTACCGCGGCGAGCGCCACGTCGGTTTCGGCACGCCCGGCGAGCCGGACGCCCCGCACACCCTGTACCCGGTGGCCGACGGGCAGCTCGCGGCGGCCTTCGTCGCCACCGACGGCTCGGCGGACGCGATCCGGGCCGCCGTGACCGGGGGCGCGACCCCGGTCACCGTGGCCGCAGACGACCCCGAGCTGCGGCTGCTCCCGCCGCTGCTTCCGACCGCCACCGGAAACGCGCTGCTCAGCGGCTTCATGGGCACCCACCGCAAGAAGTGGGGCGGCGAGACCGCGCCGGAGGGCGGCGAGTTCACACCGCCGAAGTGGTTCTTCAAGGGCTTCGGCGACTGGGTGCGGCTGCCCGGCGAGCCGCTGAACGTGCCCGCGAACCCGGTGGCGCTCATCGAGGAGCCCGAGGTCGCGCTCGTGTACGTCAACGACGCCGACGGCACCCCGCACTACGCGGGCTACACCTTCGGCAACGACCTGTGCGACATCGGCCTGCACCGCAAGGACCCGGGCTACAACCCGTACTGCAAGCTGTGCGACACGGCCCTCGCGCCCTGGCTGTTCCTCGGCGAGCCGCCGCGCTCGGCGAACGGGCGGGTGACCATCACGCGGGACGGCGCGACCGCCTGGGAGGGCAGCTTCGACTGCGGTGGCGACGCCCTGTACTTCCGGGTGAAGGACATGGTGGAGCACCTGTTCTCCTTCCCGGCGGTGCGGCGCCCCGGTCTCGTCAACTACGTGCTGCTCGGCGCGGACGAGGCCAGCTTCCACGACGGGTTCCGGATCGCCGACGGGGACCGGATCGCGATCGACGTGAAGAGCCACGGGATCGCGTTCGAGAACACGGTCACCTACGTCTCGCCCGCCCGCCTTTCGTGACGGGCCGGGCGCGCGTCCCCACCGCGCCGCCCCGGTCCGTGAACAGCTCATGAAACAGCGCCGGTCGGCCTGGGCACTCGTACAGGTGTCCAGGCAGGCTCGTCCCAGCAGACCGGCCCCGTCCCCAGAACCGAGAAGGAGGAGGCACGGTGAAACAGGTGCACCTCGCGGTACAGCTGCCGGCCATCCACAACGTGACCGTCTGGTCGGACCCGCGTTCCGAGAGCCAGATCTCCATCGACTCCTTCATCCGGCTGGCGCAGGCGGCCGAGCGAGGCAAGTTCGACTTCTTCTTCCTCGCCGAGGGGCTGCGGCTGCGCGAGCACAAGGGCGAGGTCTACGACCTGGACGTGGTCGGCCGCCCGGAGAACCTGACGGTGCTCGCGGCCCTCGCGGCCGTCACCGACCGGCTCGGTCTGGCCGGCACCGTGAACGCCACGTTCAACGAGCCCTACGAGGTGGCGCGCAGGCTCGCGAGCCTGGACCTGCTGAGCGGCGGCCGGGCGGCCTGGAACGTGGTCACCAGCTATGACGCCTTCACCGGCGAGAACTTCCGTCGCGGCGGCTTCCTGGACGAGGCGGACCGCTACACGCGGGCCGCCGAGTTCCTGCGCACCGCACGGGAGTTGTGGGACAGCTGGGCGGAGGGCGACGTCCTCGCGGACGCCGCTTCGGGACACTTCGTGCGCGAGGGAGCGGGCCGGTTCGCCCACCGGGGGCGGCACTTCGACATCGAGGGCCGGTTCACCACCCCGCGCGGCCCGCAGGGGCACCCGGTGGTCATCCAGGCCGGTGAGTCGGACGCGGGGCGGGAGTTCGCCGCCTCCGACGCGGACGTGATCTTCAGCAAGTACAGCCGGCTGGAGGAGGCGCGCCCGTTCTACGCGGACGTGAAGTCCCGGCTCGCGAAGTACGGACGCACGCACGGGCAGTTGAAGATCATGCCCACCGCGACGGCGATCGTCGCGGACACGGACGAGGAGGCGGTCGCGTACGCCGACGAGATCACCCGGGCGCAGGTGAGCCCGCAGACGGCGATCGCGCACCTGGAGGGGGTGTGGGGCCGGGACCTGTCCGGCTACGACCCGGACGGCCCGCTGCCCGATGTCGACCCGGAGCCCGAGTCCCTGGTCCTGAAGGGGCACTCGGTGTTCCGCAAGGGCCGCGAGGAGACCGCCCGGCGGTGGCGGAAGCTGGCCGACGAGCGGGGGCTGAGCATCCGCGAGCTGATGATCGAGGTGCACGGCGGCCAGACCTTCGTGGGCAGTCCGCGCACGGTCGCCGACGCCATCGACCACTACGTGCAGAGCGACGGGGCCGACGGCTTCGTCCTCGTACCGCACCTGACGCCCGGCGGCCTGGACGAGGTGGTGGACCGGGTGGTCCCGCTGCTCCAGGAGAAGGGCGTCTTCCGCGAGGAGTACACGGGCACGACGCTCCGCGAACACCTGGGCCTCGGCGCCCCCACGTCCCCCGAGGAGACATCGTGACCCTGCACCTCGCCGTCGCCCTGAACGACGCGGGCTGGCACCCGGCGGCCTGGCGGGCCCCGGACGCCCGCCCGGCGGAGCTGTTCTCGCCCGGCTACTGGGCGGACCTGGTGGCCGAGGCCGAGCGCGGACTGCTCGACTTCGTCACCCTGGAGGACGCCCTGGGCCAGCAGTCCGCGGCCTTCCACCGCCCCGACGACCGCACCGACCAGGTCAGGGGCGGCCTGGACGCGGTCCTGGTGGCGGCCCGGGTGGCCCCGCTGACCTCCCGCATCGGCCTCGTGCCGACGACCAACGTCACCCACACCGAGCCCTTCCACGTCGCGATCGGCATCGCGACCCTCGACCACGCCGCCCGCGGCCGGGCCGGCTGGCGCCCGCAGATCGCCTCCCGCGCCGCGGACGCCCGGCACTTCGGCCGGCGCACCACCCCGCAGCTGACCGACGAGGACGTGCTCTCCGAGGAGCGGATCGCCGCCCGGCTGCGCCCGCTGTTCGCGGAGGCCGCCGACGTGGTCGAGGTGGCGCGGCGGCTGTGGGACAGCTGGGAGGACGACGCGGAGATACGGGACACGGCCACGGGCCGTTTCGTGGACCGCGCCAAGCTGCACGCCGTCGACTTCGAGGGCCCGCTCTTCAGCGTCCGGGGCCCGTCGATCACCCCGCGGTCGCCGCAGGGCCAGCCGCTGGTCGCGAGCCTCGCGCACGCGTCGACGCCGTACGAGTTCGCCGCCCGCGCCTCCGACCTGGTGTTCGTCACCCCCGACGACCCGGCGGACGCCCGCCGCATCCTGGCCGAGGTCGACACCGCGGTCCGCACCGCCGGCCGCGACCTGGCCGCCCGCCCGCTGAAGCGCTTCGCCGACCTGGTGGTCCTGCTGGACGACACCGAGGCGGAGGCGGTCGCCCGCAAGGACCGCCTGGACACCCTGGCCGGCGCCGAACTCGCCTCCGACGCCCACATCTTCACCGGCACCCCGGCCGCGCTCGCCGACCTCCTCCTCGACTGGCGCCCGCTGGGCTTCGACGGCTTCCGGCTCCGGCCCGCGGCCCTCCCCCACGACCTGGAGGCGATCACCCGCGCCCTCGTCCCCGAACTCCGGCGCCGCGGAGCCTTCCGCACGGCCTACACGGAGACGACCCTGCGCGGACACCTCGGCCTGACCCGACCGGTGAGCCGGTACGCGCGGGTGTGAGGAGGGCTCCGGGAGCAGCTCGCGAAGACGCCTACAGGTCACCCCCGCCGGGTGGTACAACAAGTTGGTGATCGGAGCGTCGCGAGCGGCCGTCGACCGGCCGGAGCGGGGGGCGGATACTCCTTGGACAGCACACTGCGTCTCACCCGGGCCGTGCATCAGGACCTCGCGATGGAGGCCCTCACCCTGTGGCTGCCGTCGGCGAGCTTCCTCTTCGAGCCGATGCCCGGCGGGCGCTCGGGGGCCGAGCTGGTCAGCGTCGACATCAGCGGCGACACCGGAGAGCTCCCGGCCGGCACGTACGTCCTGCGGGTCGGCCCGGAGGAGGAAGACCTCGTCCAGACCAACGAACTGGCGGCCCATCAGCTGATCCGGGCCGCCGACCCCGGGTTCGCGGAGCGGCACGTGCCGCGGCTGCTCCGCGTCGCCCAGCAGCGCCGGGACGAGGAACGCGTGGTGGTCTCGCTGCACCAGCTCGCCGGCGGCAGCCTCAGCTGGTACGTCCCGCCGCGCAGCGGCTCGACGGGGCTGCTGCGCTGCGCCGAGACCCTCTCCCGCGAGCTCCTGGACGCCTGGGCCGACCCGAGCGAGATCACCCGGATGCGACCGCGCGACCTGCTCCTGCAGATCGCCGGCGAGCACCGGCTGGCCGAGTGCGAGGCCGCGGTCCCCGCCCTGTTCACCGGCGAGGTCCACCAGGAGGACGGCCACGCCTTCCTCAACCCGCTCACCGTCCTGGGCGAGGCCGAGGACACCGGACTGCCCGTGATGGGCGGCATCTGCCACGGGGACCTCAACACCGGCAACGTCCTGGTGCCCCGGGACGAGGTCGAGGCGGACGACGACGCCTTCTGGATCGTCGACGTGGACCGGGCCCGCCGCTCGGTGGCCGGCTTCGACCTCGCCTACCTGGAGGTCAGCGTCCTGGTGAACATCCTGCCGTCGATCCGCCGGCCCGTGCTCGCCCGGTGCCTGGAGGCGGCGGAGGACAGCGCGGTCAAGTCCGTGCCGGACGACTGCCAGTGGCTCGTGGAGTTCCTGCAGCGGTCGCGCGCCGGGATCCTGGACTGGGTGGCGCGGCAGCCCGGCCGGGTGGACCACCTGCGCCGCCAGTTCATGCTGGTGCGCATGGCCGCCGCCCTGATGTGGGCGCGGCGCTTCCCCTCCGGCGACGAACGCGCCCGGCTCTGCCTCGCCTACGCGGGCTGGTACGCCCTGCGGTACCGCCGGACCTTCGCCACGGCGGACCCCCGGCCGGCCCTCCCCGCGCCCCGGACCGCGCCCGAGGAGGAGCTGCGCGTCCGGGAGGAGCTGTGGGAGTCCTTCTGGGCGACCGTCTCCGGCTTCTCCCCGCAGGCCGCCCGCTGGGTCCTGGTCGCGGAGCAGCTCCCGCGCACGGCCTCCGTCTCCGCGCTCGGACGGATCCCCTGGTCGCTGGTGGTCGACCTCGACCCGGCCTCGGACGGCGACGGCCTGCACCACCGGGCCGGGCCGGTCCTGAGCACCCAGCGCGCGGTGCACCTCTTCACCGAGGACCGCCCGGTGATCGACTACGCGCGCGGCACCGCCTGGCTGCTGAGCGCCGGGTCCGTGCTGCGCCGCGAGCCCTCCCTGGAGGGCCGCCAGTGGGTGATCCGCCGCCTCGACACGGTGCGCCGGCTCACCTCCTCGTTCCACCAGTTCGCCGGGGACACACCGGTGTACGTCGTGGTCCTCGAAGGCGGTACGGAGTCCGCGGCGGGCGCGGGCCGGGACCGGCTGCTGAAGGTCATCGAGACCATGGACGAGATGCTCGAGGGGCAGGCGACCTTCGTCCACGTGGGCCTGGCCGACCTGCGCCCCGACGTGCCCCTCGTGCAGGTGCCGCTGCCCGTGGACGACTTACTGGAACGCCTGACGGCGACGCTGGGCACGAGCGGCGAGTACCTCGACTACTCGGTGCCCGCCCTGGAGAAGGGCACGGCGGCGATCTCGCCGGAGACCATGCAGAAGCTGCGCGAGCACCTGGTGGTCCTGCACGACGGGATCGAGGCGTCCGCGCAGCCCGGCGACCGCAGCGACAACGACGCCTTCTGGCGCGGCGGCCTCATCGGCTGGGACGACCTGGACGCGGGCCGTGACGTGGTCCGCGCCGTCAACGACGCGCTGGTGGCGGCGGTGCGCGACAGCCTCAAGCAGCACCGCACCCGTACCGTGGTCGTCGAACACCAGCCGGGGGCGGGCGGGACCACCGTCGCCCTGCGCGCCGCCTGGGACCTGCACCAGCGGTATCCGGTGGCGGTGCTCCCGCAGGGCGTCCCGGTCGGCCAGGCGCGCGTCCCGCTCATCGCCGACCGGCTGCACCTGCTGTACACGATCACGCAGATGCCGGTGCTGCTGGTCGCCGAGGCGGGCGACCTGAGCGAGGCCTACCGGGAGGGCCTCTACCGCGAGTCGGCGCGGCGCAACACCCCGCTGACCGTGCTCTACGTCAGACGGGGGATCACCCAGGAGAACCGGAGCGGCGCCCTGCAGGTCTCGGAGCCCCTCGACGAGCAGGAGACCGCCGAGTTCCTGGGCCGCTACGCCGCCCTGACGACGGATCGGCACCGGGTCGAGGAACTGCGCCTGCTCGGCACCCCGTCCTACGAGCGCTACCGCACCCCCTTCTTCTACGGACTGATCACCTTCGAGCGGGAGTTCACCAAGCTCTCCGCCTATGTGCGCACCCATCTGGACCACGTGCGCGGCCGGGCCCGCGAGGTCATGCAGTACCTGGCGCTGGCCACGATCTACTCCAACACGGGGCTGCAGCGCGAGCTGGTGCAGAAGCTGATGCGCGTCTCCGCGCCCTCGGCGGAGCTGCACCTCTCGGACGTGCTGGGGCCCGAGGCGGCCCGCCTGGTGGCCGTCCGCAACGGCCGCGTGCGCCTGCAGCACCAGCTCCTGGCCGAGCAGGTGCTGGCGGAACTGCTCAACGACGCCGACTGGAAGCCGCACCTCAAGGATTTGGCGATCGACTTCATCCAGGCGCTGGCGAACACCACCGACGTGTCCTCGGACCCGGTGCGGGTGCTGCTGCGCCAGATGTTCGTCGACCGGCAGGGCGGCACCGCCGAAGGGGTCGAGGACCGGCGCAACTTCGCCCCGCTGATCGAGCAGCTGGACCTCAACTCCGCCCACCAGGTGCTGAAGACCCTCACCGAGTACGTGCCGGACGAGCCGCACTTCTGGAACCACCTGGGGCGGCACCAGATGTACCGGCTCAACCGGGAGCTCGACAAGGCGGAGGAGTACGTCACGCGCGCGGTGGAGCTGGCGGAGGGGGACTTCCTGCACCACCACACCCTGGGGCTGGCGCGCCGCAGCCGGATGCGGCAGGCCCTGCGGGACGCCAAACGGCGCGGGGTGCAGCCGGTGATGGCCGTCGCCGACCGCTGGTTCGCCCAGACCGTCGAGTGCTTCGCCACCGCGCGGAACCTGAACCCGGAGAACATCTACGGCTACGTCACCCACGTCCAGGCCGTCGTCGACGTGGCCAAGGCGATCAAGGACGCGGCGCGGGTCTCCTCGATCGCGGAGCTCAGCTCCGACGCGAGCGAGTGGGTCGCCGAGAACCTGGCCGAGGCCAACTTCCTGCTGAACGAGGCCGCCCAGCTGTACGGGACGCTGGACCACCACGACGACTATCTGGTGCGCTGCCAGGCCGACATCAAGCGCCTGTACGGGGACCTCGACTCGGTGGTCGAGCTGTGGGAGCTGGCCGTGGCCGGCGCCCGCAGCACCCCGATGATGCAACGGGCGCTGGCCCAGGCGTACTACGTGCGCGGCGGCCGCAGCTGGCGGGAGCTCGACCACGCCGAACTCGCCCGCATCGTGGAGCTGGCCCGGCAGAACCTCTCCCGGACGGGCTGCAAGGAGGAGGACTACCGGCTCTGGTTCGAGGCGTACAAGCTCCTGCCCGAGTTCGACATCGACGAGGCCCTCTCCCAACTCCAGCTCTGGGCCGACCGCTTCCCCTCCTGGCGCGCCCACTACTACCGGTACTGCCTCTTCTTCCAGCTCTGGTTCACCGGGCGCAGCAACGACGTGGAGGCCTTCCGCGTGGAGCAGCAGCAGGCCGAGCGGTACGTGGTGGGGCGCTCCAACCGCTCGTACCTGTGGCTGTCCACCGGTCCCGAGTGGTACCCGCTCATCGCCGACAGCGACCTCGGCGAATGGAACCGCCGCGAGATGTTCTGGACCAACACCACCCACCTCCAGCGCGTCAACGGGGTCATCGACTTCATCCGCGGCCCCCAGGCGGGCCGCATCCAGCTCGAGGGCGCGGTCTCGGCGTTCTTCGTGCCGTCCCGGGGCAAGTTCCTGCCGGACGGCGACGACAACAAGCCGGTCAACTTCTTCCTCGGCCTGAGTCCCGAGGGCCCCCGCGCCTGGGACGTCCAGCGGGGCCACCTCCCCCACGCGGTCCGGGCCCGGCAGGCGGTGCCCGTCGCCCCCGCGCCGGCCCTCACCGCCCGGCAGCCGGTGCGGCTGGCCCCGGCCCAGGTCGCGGAGCGGGCCGTCACGCTCGGCAGGCAGCGCAAGCTGGACTTCTGCGTCTCGCTCCTGGAGGCGTGGCAGACGGTCGGCGACACGCCCCGGCTGTCCCGGCTCGCGGAGCGGGTCGCCGCCCGTTTCCGCTACGACGGCGCGGACGTCGCCGGACTCCTGGCGGAGTCGGACCGGCTGTACCTCGAGGCGGACGGCGACGACCCGCTCGTACGCCTGCGGAACGGGAACGGCGGAGCGTCGGCACCGGTGGACCGGCGGCCCTCGGGCGAGAGCTCCGAGCTGGGCCGCATCACCTTCGTCAACGAGGCGGAGGGGCACGGCATCGTCGACATGGTCGACCACGGGTGGGCGCGCTTCACCACCGACGACGTGCGCACCCCGCTCGTCGGCGGCCCGGTCCGCGGGCAGATCATCCGGGCCGTCATGGTCGAGATGGACCGCAACGGCGGCCGCAACGCCCGCGGCCTGGAGCTGTTTCCGGTCACGTCGACCCTGGTGGAGGGGGAGGTCGTGCCGGTGGAGCAGCTCGCCGAGCGCGTGGCGACCGATCTGCGGTACGAGATCGAGGAGCGCCTGTCCCAGGGCATCTCCGAGGTGCCGGCCCGGGAGCTGGAGGAGTGGCTGGAGGAGCGGTTCGCGGGCGGCACCCCGCTGGCGGACCGGCTCGGGCTGCAGGCGCTCGGCCGGCTGTGGGCGAAGCTGGAGTGGGTGAAGCAGCGCGGATCCGCGGGGAACCGGTCGATCGGCCTCGCCACGGGCACGGTGTTCGGCCGCGTCCCGGAACCCCGCAAGGAGTCAGCGGCCGAGAAGCCCCCGCAGGCCCGCCGGAAGGACGAGTTCGGCGAGGCCCTGGCCGCGGCGGTCGCCGAGCTCGAACAGGCCAACGGAGGCATGGCGCCCACCTTCTACAAGGTGAAGAGCGCCCTGATGAAGCGCTTCAAGAAGGACTACGAGCGACTGGTCGTCGGTTCGCTGAAGGGAAGCATCGAGCGCCACCCCGGCTGGACCCTGCGGGAGGTCCGCCCGGGCGTCCACGTGGTCGAACGCTCCGGCGAGACACCCTCCAAGCCGCCGCAGCCCGCTCCCCGCGGCACAGCCTCGTCCTCCTTCGCCACGGTGTTCGCCGAGGCGGTGGACGACCTGCTCGCACAGGGCAGGACCCCCACCCTCCAGACCCTGGGGACCATGCTGCGCACCGGCCTCGGCGAGGCGTACGCGACCGAGGTCGGCGCCTCGCTCAAGCGGCGCATCGAGCGGGAGCCGGGCTGGATCCTGGAGGAGGCCGGCCCCGGGGTGCACGTCCCCCGCCGCTCGGACCGGCCCCCGGCACCCCAGGTACCCGCGCCGGTCCCGGACCTGGACCTGGAGGCGGACGTGAGCGCGGTGATCGCCCAGCTCCTCCCTCGGGGCGGCGAGTCCGATCTGACCGACGTGGGCGAAGCCCTGAGCGCCCGCTGGGGCTCCGATACCTACAAGCGGGTGACGCGCAAGCGGTCCCTCCGCCGGCTGGTCGAGGAGCTCGGGTGGGAGACCCGGGAGACGAGGCCGGGCGACTGGATCGTCTGCGTCCCGAGCAAGGAGGACTGACCCGATGCCCGAGCCCGACACCGCCGCCCTGGCCGCCGTCCTCGAGGCCGCCGCGGACCAGGCCGGCCCCCCGGTCCCGCTCGCCGAACTGTGCCGGCGCGCGGGCCTGAGCGACCCGGCGGCCGAGGCGGCGGCGCCGATGGTGCAGGCGCTGCTGGGCGCGTTCGGCGTCCTGCGCGCGGAGGGGCCCGGCGTCCTGACCGTGCGCCCCGAGGCCCGCTACTTCCTCCGCAGCCTGGCCTCGTACGTACGGGAGGGCCGCTCGCTCCTGGACAACTGGGAGCGCCCGGGCACGGCCGAGCCGCCGTACACCGGCCGCCAGGTGCTGTCCGGGCCGCAGTTCCTCTACCTGGCGGAGGAACGCCGCCTCGCCCTCGACCCGCACGCCGCCCCGCTGCGCCGCTCGGAGGTCGCCCAGGTCGTGGTGAAGACCCGCCTCCGGGGCCGCGGCGGCCGGGCCCACTACCTGCTCCTGTACGACGCCCGCGCCCGGCAGTACCAGCTGCCGGGCGGCCATGTGCGCTCCTCGGACACCGACCTCCGGGCGGCGGCCGTCCGCGAACTGGAGGAGGAGCTCCCCGGCTACACCCACACCCCCGGCAGGGACCGGCTGAAGGAGCTGGGCACGGTCCCGGTCGTCCAGCTCTCCCGCACGGTGGGCGCGGTGACGGAGTACCGCATCACGTTCTTCCAGCTGGAGACGGACGCCCCGGCGATCCCGGTGGGCCCGGGCGCCCGCTGGGTCCCGGAGGACGTCCTCCTCGACCCCACGTCCCTCGTCGACGACGCCACCCTGAACGTCGTCGCCCTGACCCGTCTGGACGACTCCCTCCCCGGCCACCTCCACGGCCTCCCCTGGAGCCTCCCCGCCACCCAGCACCGCTCCCTCCGCGAGGTCCTCCGCGACCGCCCGTGGGAGGTGGCGGGCCTCGTCATCGGCGTCCTGGGGCTGGGCCTCTCCCTGATACCGCTGCTGATGTGACCGTCCTACGGCGACCTCCAGCCCATGGGTGCGGCGGCACGTCATATCGTCGTTCCACAACCACGAGCGGATCGCCGACCGAGGGGGAGCCATGCAGGCCAAGGAGACACTGTTCGCCGATCTCGTTCAGGGGAGGGCGCAGCAGTTCCAGGTGCCCCTGTACCAGCGGACGTACGCCTGGACGGAAAAGCAGCTCAATCAGCTATGGAGCGACGTCCTGGAACAGGCCGAGCTCCTCGAGACCGGGGACAGGGCAAGCACCCATTTCCTCGGCTCCGTCGTCCTCGCACCGTCTCCGCAGAACGAGGCCACCTTTCCCCGCTGGTTGGTGGTAGACGGGCAGCAGCGGCTGACGACGCTGTCCCTCGCCCTCGCGGCGATCCGCGACCACATCGCGGACACGCAGCCCGACGAAGCGGAGCGCATCGACGAGGAGTACCTCGTCAACAAGCGCAAGACCGGCGACGACCACTTCCGGCTCCTCCCGACCCAGGCCGACCGGTCCCAGTTCGCCGCGCACATCCGCGGCCACAAGGAGACCTCCGCCGGCGGCAGCGTCGCCAGCGCGTACAACTTCTTCCGCCGCAAGCTCGTCGCCGCGCACGACCCGGCGGCGCCGCAGGACGTGTTCCGGCTGGAGCAGGCCATCACCTCACGGCTCACTCTCGTGGCGGTGACCGCGGAGCGCGGCGACAACGTCCACCGGATCTTCGAGTCGCTCAACAACACCGGCCTCAAGCTGAGCCAGGCAGACCTGTTGCGCAACTACTTGTTCATGCGCCTGCCCACCCGAGGGGAGCACGTCTACGAGACGTACTGGCTGCCGCTGCAGGCCAGTCTGAGCAACGACGAGCTCGAGCAGCTCATGTGGCTGCAGCTGGTGCTCGACGGGGACGACCGTGTGCGGCGCCAGGACCTGTACACGGCTCAGCAGCACCGTTTCGAGCGCGGGGAGCCGGACGAGGCGGCCATCGAGGCGTACATCAAGGAGTTGCACCGCCACAGTTCCCTCTTCCGCAGGCTGCTGCACCCCGAGGAGGAGCCCGACCGCGCGGTCCGGTCGTACCTGCTCCGGCTTGATGCCTGGCAGGCGCAGGTCACCTATCCGGCGCTGATGCTGCTCCTGGACCGCCGCGAGCGCGGAGAGCTCGAGCCCTCCGAGACGGCCCGCGCTCTGTCGTACGTCGAGAGCTTCCTGGTGCGCAGGATGATCTGCCGACTGCCGACGAACAACCTCAACAGGATCTTCCAGGCCGTGCCGGGACAACTCCCGCGCGATCTGCCGGTGGCCGACGGCCTGCACCAACTCTTGTCCGCCGAGAACCGGTTCTGGCCCGGTGACGACGAGCTGCGCGACAAGATTCGTACGGCGCCCTTCTACCAGTACGGGCGCTGGCATCAGCGCAAGGCTGTACTCCAGCGCCTGGAGGAGAGCCACGAGCACCCCGAGCCGATCGACTTCGCCGCCGCTCAGCTCACGATCGAGCACGTCATTCCGCAGTCGCCCGGCGATGAATGGCTACGCATGCTCGGCGAGGACGCCTCGGACGGGGAGAGCCCGGAGGAGCTCCACACCCGGCTCCACCACACGCTCGGCAACCTGACGCTCACCGCGGTCAACGCCGAGCTCTCCAACCATCCCTTCAAGCGCAAGCAGGACCTCCTCCTGGGCAGCCATTTGGAGATGAACCGTCGCATCGCGGCCACCGAACGCTGGGGCGCGAAGGAGATCTTGGCCCGCGCGGACGAACTCGCCGACCGGGCGATCGGCCTGTGGCCAGCGCCCCTGCGCGGGGTCGGACGCGCCGAGCGCAGCCGCGACTGGCAGCTGGCCCACCAGACCCTCGCGGCGCTCCCCCACGGCACCTGGACGTCCTACGGCGACCTCGCCGCCTTCATCGGCTCCGGCGCCCAAGCCGTCGGCAACCACCTTGCGGACACGCCCGGCGTGAGCAACGCGTATCGGGTCCTCACCGCCGACGGAAAGGTGGCCGACGGCTTCCG contains:
- a CDS encoding fumarylacetoacetate (FAA) hydrolase, which translates into the protein MSLPTPALFEALYRGERHVGFGTPGEPDAPHTLYPVADGQLAAAFVATDGSADAIRAAVTGGATPVTVAADDPELRLLPPLLPTATGNALLSGFMGTHRKKWGGETAPEGGEFTPPKWFFKGFGDWVRLPGEPLNVPANPVALIEEPEVALVYVNDADGTPHYAGYTFGNDLCDIGLHRKDPGYNPYCKLCDTALAPWLFLGEPPRSANGRVTITRDGATAWEGSFDCGGDALYFRVKDMVEHLFSFPAVRRPGLVNYVLLGADEASFHDGFRIADGDRIAIDVKSHGIAFENTVTYVSPARLS
- a CDS encoding NtaA/DmoA family FMN-dependent monooxygenase (This protein belongs to a clade of FMN-dependent monooxygenases, within a broader family of flavin-dependent oxidoreductases, the luciferase-like monooxygenase (LMM) family, some of whose members use coenzyme F420 rather than FMN.), which produces MKQVHLAVQLPAIHNVTVWSDPRSESQISIDSFIRLAQAAERGKFDFFFLAEGLRLREHKGEVYDLDVVGRPENLTVLAALAAVTDRLGLAGTVNATFNEPYEVARRLASLDLLSGGRAAWNVVTSYDAFTGENFRRGGFLDEADRYTRAAEFLRTARELWDSWAEGDVLADAASGHFVREGAGRFAHRGRHFDIEGRFTTPRGPQGHPVVIQAGESDAGREFAASDADVIFSKYSRLEEARPFYADVKSRLAKYGRTHGQLKIMPTATAIVADTDEEAVAYADEITRAQVSPQTAIAHLEGVWGRDLSGYDPDGPLPDVDPEPESLVLKGHSVFRKGREETARRWRKLADERGLSIRELMIEVHGGQTFVGSPRTVADAIDHYVQSDGADGFVLVPHLTPGGLDEVVDRVVPLLQEKGVFREEYTGTTLREHLGLGAPTSPEETS
- a CDS encoding LLM class flavin-dependent oxidoreductase — its product is MVTLHLAVALNDAGWHPAAWRAPDARPAELFSPGYWADLVAEAERGLLDFVTLEDALGQQSAAFHRPDDRTDQVRGGLDAVLVAARVAPLTSRIGLVPTTNVTHTEPFHVAIGIATLDHAARGRAGWRPQIASRAADARHFGRRTTPQLTDEDVLSEERIAARLRPLFAEAADVVEVARRLWDSWEDDAEIRDTATGRFVDRAKLHAVDFEGPLFSVRGPSITPRSPQGQPLVASLAHASTPYEFAARASDLVFVTPDDPADARRILAEVDTAVRTAGRDLAARPLKRFADLVVLLDDTEAEAVARKDRLDTLAGAELASDAHIFTGTPAALADLLLDWRPLGFDGFRLRPAALPHDLEAITRALVPELRRRGAFRTAYTETTLRGHLGLTRPVSRYARV
- a CDS encoding NUDIX hydrolase, with protein sequence MPEPDTAALAAVLEAAADQAGPPVPLAELCRRAGLSDPAAEAAAPMVQALLGAFGVLRAEGPGVLTVRPEARYFLRSLASYVREGRSLLDNWERPGTAEPPYTGRQVLSGPQFLYLAEERRLALDPHAAPLRRSEVAQVVVKTRLRGRGGRAHYLLLYDARARQYQLPGGHVRSSDTDLRAAAVRELEEELPGYTHTPGRDRLKELGTVPVVQLSRTVGAVTEYRITFFQLETDAPAIPVGPGARWVPEDVLLDPTSLVDDATLNVVALTRLDDSLPGHLHGLPWSLPATQHRSLREVLRDRPWEVAGLVIGVLGLGLSLIPLLM